A stretch of the Sphingobacterium thalpophilum genome encodes the following:
- a CDS encoding DUF3817 domain-containing protein, translating to MLRIFRQIALWEAISTICLFFIAMPLKYFAGIPEAVKIAGSIHGFFVVIFVVMLIMSTIEYKWPVLKAVKYFLASLVPVLGFWVELDLKKEIEGKRQKS from the coding sequence ATGTTAAGAATATTTAGACAAATTGCGCTGTGGGAGGCTATTTCCACGATTTGCTTGTTTTTTATAGCCATGCCCTTGAAGTATTTCGCTGGGATTCCCGAAGCGGTTAAGATTGCAGGATCCATTCATGGTTTTTTTGTCGTGATATTCGTCGTGATGCTTATCATGTCCACTATCGAGTACAAATGGCCGGTGCTGAAAGCCGTCAAGTATTTTTTGGCATCGTTGGTTCCTGTCCTCGGCTTTTGGGTTGAATTGGATCTTAAGAAGGAGATTGAGGGAAAGAGACAGAAGTCTTAA
- the lpdA gene encoding dihydrolipoyl dehydrogenase, whose protein sequence is MNYDIIVIGSGPGGYVAAIRAAQLGFKTAIIERESLGGICLNWGCIPTKALLKSAQVFEYLNHAADYGINVQGGEADFEAIVKRSRGVAEGMSKGIQFLMKKNKIDVITGTAKIKKGGKIEVKGADGSTKEYAAKHTILATGARSRELPNLPQDGKKIIGYRQAMTLPKQPKSLVVVGSGAIGVEFAYFYNAIGTQVTIVEFMDRIVPVEDEEISKQLEKNLKKQGINILTKSEVQSVDTAGELSKVSIKTEKGIEVIEAEVVLSAVGITPNIENLGLEEVGVKTDRGRVVVDDFYKTNIEGVYAIGDIVKGQALAHVASAEGITCVEKIKGLHVEPIDYNNIPGCTYCSPEIASVGYTEKAAKEAGYEIKVGKFPFSASGKASAAGAKDGFVKVIFDAKYGEFLGAHLIGANVTEMIAEVVVARKLETTGHEMIKSIHPHPTMSEAIMEACADAYGEVIHL, encoded by the coding sequence ATGAATTACGACATCATTGTAATCGGTAGTGGTCCAGGCGGGTATGTTGCTGCCATTAGAGCCGCTCAGTTAGGGTTCAAGACAGCAATTATCGAACGCGAATCATTAGGCGGAATCTGTCTAAACTGGGGCTGTATCCCTACAAAAGCATTATTAAAAAGTGCTCAAGTATTTGAATATTTAAACCATGCCGCAGATTATGGCATCAATGTTCAAGGTGGTGAAGCTGATTTTGAAGCTATTGTCAAAAGAAGCCGCGGCGTTGCTGAAGGAATGAGTAAAGGAATCCAGTTCTTGATGAAAAAGAATAAAATCGATGTCATCACCGGAACTGCTAAAATTAAAAAAGGCGGTAAAATCGAAGTCAAAGGTGCAGACGGTTCTACTAAAGAATATGCGGCTAAGCATACCATTCTAGCGACGGGAGCCCGTTCACGTGAGTTACCGAACCTACCACAAGATGGCAAAAAAATCATCGGCTACCGTCAGGCAATGACACTTCCTAAACAGCCTAAATCTTTGGTTGTTGTTGGTTCAGGAGCAATCGGTGTTGAATTTGCTTACTTTTACAATGCCATCGGAACACAGGTTACTATCGTTGAATTTATGGATAGAATTGTTCCTGTTGAAGACGAAGAAATTTCAAAACAGTTAGAAAAAAATTTAAAGAAACAGGGTATCAACATCCTAACCAAATCAGAGGTGCAATCCGTTGACACTGCTGGCGAGCTGAGCAAAGTTTCCATCAAAACCGAAAAAGGTATTGAAGTGATCGAAGCCGAGGTCGTCTTGTCTGCGGTGGGTATCACCCCTAATATTGAAAATCTGGGGCTGGAAGAGGTTGGTGTCAAAACAGACCGCGGCCGTGTTGTTGTGGATGATTTTTACAAAACAAACATCGAAGGCGTATATGCCATCGGTGACATTGTCAAAGGACAGGCATTAGCTCACGTAGCCTCGGCAGAAGGTATTACTTGTGTTGAAAAAATTAAAGGTTTGCATGTAGAGCCTATCGATTACAACAACATTCCGGGATGTACTTATTGCTCCCCAGAAATTGCTTCTGTAGGATATACCGAAAAAGCTGCTAAAGAAGCTGGCTACGAGATCAAAGTTGGAAAATTTCCGTTCTCCGCCTCTGGAAAAGCTTCAGCAGCCGGAGCAAAAGACGGATTTGTCAAGGTTATCTTCGATGCCAAATATGGTGAATTTTTGGGTGCACACCTGATTGGCGCCAATGTGACCGAAATGATTGCAGAGGTTGTCGTAGCACGCAAACTGGAAACCACCGGCCACGAAATGATCAAATCAATACACCCGCATCCAACGATGAGTGAAGCAATAATGGAGGCATGTGCTGACGCTTATGGTGAAGTAATTCATTTGTAA
- a CDS encoding acyl-CoA thioesterase — MNFYTRKWVKPEDLNPNGTLFGGTLLRWIDEEAVIYAIVQLGNPKVVTKFISEINFVSSAKQGDILELGIEATNFGTTSLTMRCEVRNKISRKTILSIEKLVFVNLDEDGNPTPHGKDSITYAYMGIEKTGRDE; from the coding sequence ATGAATTTTTATACGCGAAAATGGGTTAAACCTGAAGACCTTAACCCCAATGGCACCTTGTTCGGAGGAACACTATTACGTTGGATAGACGAAGAGGCAGTCATCTATGCGATTGTGCAGCTGGGCAATCCAAAAGTAGTCACCAAGTTTATCTCCGAAATCAACTTTGTGAGTTCGGCAAAACAAGGGGATATTCTGGAATTAGGCATCGAAGCCACCAACTTCGGCACCACGTCATTGACCATGCGCTGTGAGGTGAGAAATAAAATCTCCAGAAAAACAATTCTCTCTATTGAAAAGTTGGTGTTCGTCAATCTGGACGAAGACGGGAACCCGACACCTCATGGGAAGGACAGTATTACCTACGCTTATATGGGCATCGAGAAAACAGGAAGAGATGAATAA
- the lpdA gene encoding dihydrolipoyl dehydrogenase, protein MQYDVIVIGSGPGGYVGAIRCAQLGLKTAVIEKYSTFGGTCLNVGCIPSKALLDSSEHYHNAAHNFDAFGISLKDLKVDMAKMIARKDDVIAQNTAGITFLFKKNKIDSFQGVGSFVDKNTIKITKADGTTEQITGKNVIIATGSKPTSLPFLPVDKKRIITSTEALNLKEVPKHLIVIGGGVIGLELGSVYARLGSKVSVVEFAKSIIGTMDGGLGKELQRVLKKSLGMEFYLGHKVTGASAKGKTVKVTAEDPKGQEITLEGDYCIVAVGRTAYSEGLGLENIGITLEERGKKIPVNEHLETPVQGVFAIGDVITGAMLAHKAEDEGVYVAEYIAGQKPHIDYNLIPGVVYTWPEVASVGKTEEQLKEAGVKYKAGSFSFKASGRAKASGDTDGFVKVLADAATDEVLGVHMIGPRAADMIGEATVAMEYRASAEDIARICHAHPTYTEALKEAALAATANRAIHA, encoded by the coding sequence ATGCAATACGACGTAATTGTAATCGGAAGTGGTCCAGGCGGATATGTAGGAGCTATCCGTTGTGCCCAATTAGGATTAAAAACAGCTGTTATTGAAAAATATAGCACATTTGGTGGTACTTGTCTCAACGTTGGATGTATTCCTTCAAAAGCGCTTTTAGACTCCTCAGAGCATTACCACAATGCTGCCCACAATTTTGATGCCTTCGGCATCAGCTTAAAAGACCTAAAAGTAGACATGGCAAAAATGATCGCCCGCAAAGACGATGTTATTGCCCAGAACACGGCTGGTATCACTTTCTTATTTAAGAAAAACAAAATTGACAGTTTCCAGGGTGTAGGTTCATTTGTAGACAAAAACACCATTAAGATAACAAAAGCTGACGGTACAACCGAGCAGATCACCGGTAAAAATGTAATTATCGCAACCGGCTCGAAACCAACGTCATTGCCGTTTCTGCCTGTGGACAAAAAGAGAATCATTACCTCCACAGAAGCACTTAATTTAAAAGAAGTACCCAAACACCTTATCGTCATCGGTGGCGGTGTGATCGGACTGGAACTAGGTTCCGTATATGCACGTCTGGGCTCAAAAGTTTCTGTCGTAGAATTTGCAAAATCCATCATTGGTACTATGGATGGAGGCTTAGGCAAAGAATTACAACGTGTCCTCAAAAAGTCATTAGGCATGGAATTCTATCTAGGACATAAGGTCACCGGTGCTTCGGCCAAAGGTAAAACTGTAAAAGTGACTGCGGAAGATCCAAAAGGACAAGAAATCACGCTCGAGGGAGACTACTGTATCGTAGCTGTAGGACGTACAGCTTACTCGGAAGGCCTGGGCTTGGAAAATATCGGTATCACGTTAGAAGAGAGAGGCAAGAAAATTCCGGTCAACGAGCACTTGGAAACACCTGTGCAAGGCGTCTTTGCAATTGGTGATGTGATCACAGGTGCAATGCTCGCGCACAAAGCAGAAGACGAAGGCGTATATGTTGCAGAATATATCGCCGGCCAGAAACCACATATAGACTACAACTTAATTCCGGGTGTGGTATATACATGGCCTGAAGTTGCTTCTGTAGGCAAGACTGAAGAACAACTGAAAGAAGCAGGCGTAAAATATAAAGCCGGTTCTTTCTCTTTCAAAGCGTCCGGCCGTGCAAAAGCTTCCGGCGATACGGATGGTTTTGTAAAGGTACTGGCCGATGCGGCTACAGACGAAGTCCTGGGCGTACATATGATCGGTCCGCGAGCTGCTGATATGATCGGCGAAGCCACCGTAGCCATGGAATACCGGGCTTCAGCGGAAGATATCGCACGTATTTGTCACGCACACCCAACCTATACCGAAGCGCTGAAAGAAGCCGCATTAGCAGCTACAGCGAACAGAGCAATACATGCATAA
- a CDS encoding LacI family DNA-binding transcriptional regulator: MNKVNKPATIKEIAKKLKISPSTVSRALNDHPSIGLVTTMRVKKMAEELNYEPNQTAIFFKQRKTFTIAVILPSLSEPFFSFAISEIENVASAHQYTVLMGQSLDDPDREEQILKTFKNHRVDGILMSIGKKTTNLEFIEKLESSGIPVVFFDCVPSLPHINKVQSDLSTGMNEAVDAFVARGHKVIALVNGPRTLPASEDRKIAYLSAMKRNGMEILEKNIIETDLSTEGNEKAMECIFAMPERPSAIISFNDFVTLDLMKVARHRGLVLNQDIFFISYANYPLWQYMENPPMGRIEQFPGMQARKAAEILFERIESPDAADQQIVFKSRLVM; the protein is encoded by the coding sequence ATGAATAAAGTGAATAAGCCCGCTACGATTAAGGAAATTGCCAAGAAGCTGAAAATCAGTCCTTCCACGGTATCTAGAGCATTGAATGATCATCCAAGTATTGGATTGGTGACGACAATGCGGGTCAAAAAAATGGCTGAGGAACTGAATTATGAGCCCAATCAGACAGCAATTTTCTTTAAACAGCGCAAGACATTCACCATCGCTGTGATCTTGCCGAGTTTATCGGAACCATTTTTTTCTTTTGCCATCAGTGAAATAGAAAATGTAGCATCGGCACATCAATATACCGTATTGATGGGGCAGTCTCTGGATGATCCAGACCGGGAGGAGCAGATCCTGAAAACATTTAAAAACCATCGTGTTGATGGTATTTTGATGTCTATCGGCAAGAAAACGACGAATCTGGAATTTATCGAGAAGCTGGAATCATCCGGTATTCCGGTTGTTTTCTTCGATTGCGTCCCCAGTTTACCGCATATCAACAAAGTGCAGAGCGATCTGTCTACAGGCATGAACGAAGCCGTGGACGCATTTGTGGCACGTGGACACAAGGTTATTGCACTGGTGAACGGCCCCAGAACTTTACCGGCGAGTGAGGACCGGAAAATCGCCTATCTGTCGGCAATGAAAAGGAATGGCATGGAAATCCTCGAAAAGAATATTATTGAGACAGATTTGAGTACAGAGGGAAACGAGAAAGCCATGGAGTGTATCTTTGCAATGCCTGAGCGGCCTTCCGCAATTATTTCTTTTAATGATTTCGTCACCTTGGATCTCATGAAGGTAGCACGTCATAGGGGCCTGGTTTTAAATCAGGACATTTTCTTTATCAGCTATGCAAATTATCCGTTGTGGCAATATATGGAAAACCCGCCAATGGGGCGTATTGAGCAATTTCCGGGAATGCAGGCCCGCAAAGCTGCTGAAATTTTGTTTGAACGTATCGAAAGTCCCGACGCTGCCGATCAACAGATCGTCTTTAAATCCCGCTTGGTGATGTAA
- a CDS encoding ABC transporter ATP-binding protein has product MLHAKGIHKAYGSLPILKGVDIAVERGEIVSIVGASGAGKSTLLHIIGTLDKPDQGSISIHGVDVQKLRAKKLSAFRNEHIGFVFQFHHLLPEFTALENVCIPAFIHGQGRAEAETRAKELLDLLGVSHRIDHKPAAMSGGEQQRVSVARALMNNPSIILADEPSGNLDSENAAALHQLFFDLRNQFQQTFIIVTHNEELARISDRTIHMRDGLVVE; this is encoded by the coding sequence ATGTTACATGCCAAAGGAATTCACAAAGCATACGGTTCATTACCTATTCTCAAAGGTGTTGATATCGCTGTTGAAAGAGGTGAAATCGTCAGTATTGTGGGGGCTTCGGGAGCTGGCAAAAGCACCTTGCTGCATATTATCGGTACGCTGGACAAGCCCGATCAGGGATCTATATCTATTCATGGCGTGGATGTTCAGAAACTGCGGGCAAAGAAATTGAGCGCTTTTCGAAACGAACATATCGGTTTTGTCTTTCAGTTTCATCACCTGCTACCAGAGTTTACTGCGTTGGAAAATGTATGCATTCCAGCATTTATCCATGGACAGGGACGGGCAGAGGCTGAAACGAGAGCTAAAGAGCTGCTGGATCTCCTGGGGGTTTCGCATCGTATTGACCATAAGCCTGCTGCGATGTCGGGAGGTGAGCAGCAACGGGTGTCTGTCGCCCGCGCACTGATGAACAATCCGTCAATTATTTTGGCGGACGAACCTTCAGGTAATCTGGACTCAGAAAACGCGGCCGCACTGCACCAGCTATTTTTTGACCTGCGTAATCAATTCCAGCAGACCTTCATCATTGTAACACATAATGAAGAACTGGCACGTATATCTGACCGCACCATTCATATGCGTGATGGGCTGGTGGTGGAGTAA
- a CDS encoding HAD hydrolase-like protein, which yields MIFPKEKKVYVFELDDVIFPKKDYLLQVYYLFANFIEFTETFPPQGELVEFMKNHLETQGEQLLFERTQEAFAFDKKYKENFERLHVNAVLPLRLHLFDHIVTLFSQLRNEGKQICILTKGNPLEQLNKVKFVDWGEFADMIKVYFKDELLFRQIDPLEYLADEFSVEPAAIQFVD from the coding sequence ATGATATTTCCGAAAGAAAAGAAAGTATATGTCTTTGAATTAGACGATGTTATTTTTCCTAAGAAAGACTATCTGCTGCAGGTTTATTATCTTTTTGCCAATTTTATCGAATTCACAGAGACCTTCCCACCTCAAGGTGAGCTGGTTGAATTTATGAAAAATCATCTGGAGACGCAAGGTGAGCAGCTCCTGTTTGAGCGTACACAAGAGGCATTTGCGTTTGATAAGAAATACAAGGAGAATTTTGAGCGGCTGCATGTGAACGCCGTGCTGCCGTTGCGGCTTCATCTATTCGATCACATCGTCACCTTATTTTCCCAACTGAGAAACGAGGGTAAGCAGATCTGTATTCTCACGAAGGGAAATCCCTTGGAACAATTGAATAAAGTGAAATTTGTGGACTGGGGTGAATTTGCTGATATGATCAAGGTTTATTTTAAGGATGAACTTCTCTTCCGTCAAATAGATCCGCTGGAATATCTGGCAGACGAATTTTCCGTGGAACCAGCTGCAATACAATTTGTGGACTAG
- the sucC gene encoding ADP-forming succinate--CoA ligase subunit beta, with protein MNIHEYQGKQILKSFGVRVQEGIVADTPEQAVEAAKKMKEDYNSDWVVVKAQIHAGGRGKGGGVKLAKNLDEVKQKATDIIGMQLVTPQTGPEGKKVNKVLIAQDVYYPGESETKEFYMSVLLDRAKGRNIVMYSTEGGMDIEEVAEKTPHLIFKEEIDPKVGLQGFQARKIAFNLGLSGAAHKEMVKFVAALYKAYEATDSSMFEINPVLKTSDDKILAVDAKVNLDENALYRHPDYAAMRDVTEEDPTEVEAGESNLNYVKLDGNVGCMVNGAGLAMATMDIIKLAGGEPANFLDVGGTANAETVKAGFNIILKDPNVKAILINIFGGIVRCDRVAQGVIDAYNEIGNIPVPIIVRLQGTNAEEAKKLIDESGLQVYSAILLKEAAELVTKVLKG; from the coding sequence ATGAACATTCACGAATATCAAGGAAAACAAATACTAAAGAGCTTTGGTGTGCGCGTACAGGAAGGTATCGTAGCAGATACGCCAGAGCAGGCTGTGGAAGCGGCTAAAAAAATGAAAGAAGACTACAATTCTGACTGGGTTGTTGTCAAAGCTCAAATTCACGCTGGTGGCCGTGGTAAAGGTGGTGGTGTCAAGTTGGCTAAAAACTTGGATGAAGTCAAACAAAAAGCAACTGACATCATTGGAATGCAATTGGTAACGCCTCAAACTGGACCTGAGGGTAAAAAAGTAAACAAAGTTTTGATCGCTCAAGACGTTTACTACCCAGGTGAAAGTGAAACCAAAGAATTCTACATGTCTGTATTATTGGACCGTGCAAAAGGACGTAACATTGTTATGTACTCGACAGAAGGTGGTATGGACATCGAAGAAGTTGCAGAGAAAACACCGCACTTGATTTTCAAAGAAGAAATCGATCCTAAAGTAGGGTTACAGGGATTCCAAGCACGTAAGATTGCTTTCAATCTTGGACTTTCTGGTGCCGCACACAAAGAAATGGTAAAATTTGTTGCTGCACTTTACAAAGCATATGAAGCGACTGACTCTTCGATGTTTGAGATCAATCCGGTATTAAAAACTTCAGACGACAAGATTTTAGCAGTTGATGCGAAAGTAAATCTTGACGAGAACGCTTTGTACCGTCATCCTGATTACGCGGCTATGCGCGACGTCACTGAAGAAGATCCAACAGAAGTTGAAGCTGGAGAGTCAAACCTGAACTACGTGAAATTAGATGGTAACGTGGGTTGTATGGTGAATGGTGCGGGTCTAGCCATGGCTACGATGGACATCATCAAATTAGCTGGTGGCGAGCCTGCCAACTTCCTTGATGTTGGTGGTACAGCAAATGCAGAAACTGTAAAAGCTGGTTTCAACATCATTTTAAAAGACCCTAACGTGAAAGCCATCTTAATCAATATCTTCGGTGGTATCGTTCGTTGCGACCGTGTTGCGCAAGGTGTAATCGATGCTTACAACGAAATCGGCAATATCCCTGTGCCTATCATCGTTCGTCTTCAAGGTACAAATGCCGAAGAAGCCAAAAAATTAATCGATGAGTCTGGCCTTCAGGTTTATTCGGCGATCCTATTGAAAGAAGCAGCCGAATTGGTGACTAAAGTGTTGAAAGGTTAA